One window of Gloeothece citriformis PCC 7424 genomic DNA carries:
- a CDS encoding YbaB/EbfC family nucleoid-associated protein: MAQGKGFGFGLGKIKELQEAFQKAQQVQEGAKQLQDELEQMSIEGHSSDGSVTVVMSGNQEPRSVTIQPTALEKGAEELSTLVTEAMKDAYSKSTDTMRQKMEELTSGLNLPGL; the protein is encoded by the coding sequence ATGGCACAAGGTAAAGGTTTTGGCTTTGGTCTAGGAAAAATTAAAGAACTACAAGAGGCTTTTCAAAAAGCTCAACAAGTTCAAGAAGGAGCTAAACAACTTCAAGACGAACTCGAACAAATGAGCATTGAAGGGCACAGTAGTGATGGTTCAGTGACAGTGGTTATGAGTGGAAATCAAGAACCTCGCAGTGTCACCATTCAACCTACTGCCCTAGAAAAAGGAGCAGAGGAATTATCTACTCTGGTGACTGAAGCGATGAAAGACGCTTATAGCAAGTCTACAGATACCATGAGACAAAAAATGGAAGAACTAACCAGTGGGTTAAATCTTCCCGGTTTATAA
- a CDS encoding RNA-guided endonuclease InsQ/TnpB family protein: MLTCNYQYKLKPTKRQIVEIENYLNACRKVWNYALTQRKDWSNSRKSDLNKCSLLKEYIIPADASYPSYKLQSASLTEARKFCPDLKGINAQVLQQVLRQLDRAFTEMKSLNKGFPRFKNKYRMRSFVFPQFKTNPIVNNSIKLPGLGLIKMKLSRPIPEAFTLKQARVIRKASGYFINLCFQALVNVPSPFPHGNPLGIDIGLDYFAVTSSNELIKRPRFFNKLHSKLRLLQRRLKNKHQRSNNRHKLNRKIARLHQTLSDTRKDFHYKLAHRLCDGNGMIFVEDIDFKAWGRNMFCKQNLDASFGQFFEILSHVCWKRDVYFAKVDKNYTSQICPNCGVHTGKKELSERIHTCPECGFICNRDFAASLVIRNRGVSAVGQSVLENACGDGRYGV; the protein is encoded by the coding sequence ATGCTGACTTGTAATTATCAATATAAGTTAAAACCAACCAAACGCCAAATTGTAGAGATAGAAAATTATCTCAACGCTTGTCGTAAAGTTTGGAATTACGCTTTAACCCAAAGGAAAGATTGGAGTAATTCACGGAAGAGTGACCTAAATAAATGTTCGCTCTTAAAAGAATATATTATCCCGGCTGATGCTTCTTATCCTTCCTACAAATTACAGTCAGCATCCTTGACCGAAGCTAGAAAATTTTGTCCTGATTTAAAAGGCATAAATGCTCAGGTTCTTCAGCAGGTTCTACGCCAATTAGATAGAGCATTTACCGAGATGAAGTCTTTAAATAAAGGCTTTCCTCGTTTTAAAAACAAGTACAGGATGAGATCCTTCGTCTTCCCTCAATTCAAGACGAATCCCATTGTCAATAATTCGATAAAGTTGCCGGGATTAGGACTGATAAAAATGAAATTATCAAGGCCAATTCCCGAAGCATTCACTTTAAAACAGGCAAGAGTAATTAGAAAGGCTTCAGGATATTTCATCAATCTTTGTTTTCAAGCTCTGGTTAATGTTCCTAGTCCTTTCCCTCACGGAAATCCGCTAGGGATAGATATCGGTTTAGATTATTTTGCTGTCACCTCCAGCAATGAATTGATTAAAAGACCTAGATTCTTTAACAAACTTCATAGCAAGCTGAGATTGCTGCAAAGAAGATTAAAGAATAAACATCAAAGGTCTAATAATCGTCATAAATTAAATAGAAAAATAGCTAGACTACATCAGACCCTATCAGATACAAGGAAAGATTTTCACTACAAATTAGCACATCGTCTCTGTGATGGTAATGGGATGATATTTGTAGAAGACATTGATTTTAAAGCTTGGGGCAGGAATATGTTTTGTAAGCAGAACTTAGATGCCAGCTTTGGTCAATTCTTTGAAATATTGTCTCATGTTTGTTGGAAAAGAGATGTATATTTTGCCAAGGTTGATAAGAATTATACTTCACAAATTTGTCCTAATTGTGGAGTACATACTGGCAAAAAGGAATTAAGTGAAAGAATTCATACTTGTCCTGAATGTGGATTTATTTGTAATCGAGATTTTGCAGCTAGTTTAGTAATAAGAAATAGAGGAGTCAGTGCGGTCGGGCAGTCCGTGCTAGAAAATGCTTGCGGAGATGGTAGATACGGGGTTTGA
- the murB gene encoding UDP-N-acetylmuramate dehydrogenase, with protein sequence MFLSLCSSPSPKKPIPIPLAGTDSLIYPQVSLAQLTSYRVGGLAQWYAAPRNWDTLQATFEWFNDQDIPLTLLGAGSNLLISDRGIPGLVISTRYLRHRNFEPESAQITAGAGEPIARVAWSAAKRGWRGLEWAVGIPGTVGGAVVMNAGAHGSCIADCLVSALVLSPDGTVERLSASQLNYSYRTSNLQGDRRMVIEATFQLQPGFKKEEVLSITSQNLQQRKNSQPYDRPSCGSVFRNPSPHAAGWLIEQLGLKGYRIGGAEVSHLHANFILNCGQAQAQDIFRLIHHVQEKVEAHYALLLEPEVKIIGEFETV encoded by the coding sequence ATGTTTTTGTCTCTCTGTAGCTCACCTAGCCCTAAAAAACCCATTCCTATCCCCTTAGCCGGCACAGATAGCTTGATTTATCCTCAAGTATCTTTAGCTCAATTAACCTCTTATCGAGTTGGGGGATTAGCTCAATGGTACGCCGCCCCTCGCAATTGGGATACTTTGCAAGCCACGTTTGAATGGTTTAACGATCAAGATATCCCCTTAACTCTCTTGGGTGCTGGCTCTAATTTACTCATTAGCGATCGCGGAATTCCCGGATTAGTCATTAGTACCCGTTATCTACGTCATCGAAATTTCGAGCCAGAAAGTGCCCAAATTACCGCCGGTGCCGGTGAACCCATTGCTCGTGTCGCTTGGAGTGCGGCTAAACGGGGTTGGCGCGGGTTAGAATGGGCGGTAGGCATACCCGGAACCGTAGGAGGAGCGGTGGTTATGAATGCCGGCGCTCATGGAAGTTGTATCGCCGATTGTTTAGTCAGTGCTTTAGTATTATCCCCCGATGGAACAGTAGAAAGACTCTCTGCCTCCCAATTAAATTATAGCTATCGAACCTCTAACCTCCAAGGCGATCGCCGAATGGTGATTGAAGCGACCTTTCAACTGCAACCCGGATTTAAAAAAGAAGAGGTTTTAAGCATAACCAGCCAAAACTTACAACAGCGAAAAAATTCTCAACCCTATGATCGTCCCAGTTGCGGGAGTGTATTTCGTAATCCTTCCCCCCATGCTGCCGGGTGGTTGATTGAACAGTTAGGATTAAAAGGATATCGCATCGGAGGGGCTGAAGTGTCTCATCTCCATGCTAATTTTATTCTCAACTGTGGCCAAGCCCAAGCCCAAGATATTTTTAGACTCATTCACCATGTTCAAGAAAAAGTAGAAGCCCATTATGCTCTATTATTAGAACCAGAGGTCAAAATTATTGGGGAGTTTGAAACTGTCTAA
- a CDS encoding methyltransferase domain-containing protein, producing the protein MTEIVTATQLAYDIEDVVLDRYQASAKEQQPSLCCPTEYEGNYLEILPQEIIEKDYGCGDPTRYVSTGETVLDLGSGAGKNCYIIAQKVGANGQVIGVDFNDKMLQLSRKYQSQIADQIGYHNTKFVKGKIQDLKLDVEEAETWLKENPITSIQQLGTFEAQCDRLRQGSPLIADDSIDVVISNCVLNLVRPQDKEQLFQEIYRVLKRGGRAIISDIVCDEDPSPEILNNPDLWSGCIAGAFREDLFLKMFEAAGFYGIEILKREDKPWQVIDGIEFRSLTVRAYKGKEGIGLERKQSIIYKGPWKQVQDDDGHIFCRGERMAVCDKTYQILTHPNSPYHQDIIPLPPYQEIPLEEAELYNCKTKAIRHPQETKGTDYHLTTNTPDDSCCSPGTCC; encoded by the coding sequence GTGACTGAGATAGTAACCGCAACTCAACTCGCTTATGATATTGAAGATGTCGTCTTAGACCGGTATCAAGCCAGTGCTAAAGAACAACAACCTAGTCTTTGCTGTCCTACAGAATATGAGGGCAACTATCTAGAAATTTTACCCCAAGAGATTATCGAAAAAGATTATGGGTGTGGTGATCCGACTCGTTATGTATCGACGGGGGAAACTGTCCTAGACTTAGGATCTGGAGCCGGAAAAAACTGTTATATTATTGCTCAAAAAGTGGGAGCTAACGGCCAAGTTATAGGGGTTGATTTTAATGATAAAATGCTTCAACTCTCCCGAAAATATCAATCCCAAATTGCCGATCAAATTGGATACCATAACACCAAATTTGTCAAGGGAAAAATACAAGATTTAAAATTAGATGTAGAGGAAGCGGAGACTTGGTTAAAGGAAAATCCTATCACCTCAATACAGCAATTAGGAACATTTGAAGCTCAATGCGATCGCCTCAGACAAGGCTCTCCTCTGATCGCGGATGATAGTATTGATGTAGTCATTTCTAACTGTGTCTTAAACTTAGTTCGTCCCCAAGACAAAGAACAGCTATTTCAAGAAATTTATCGAGTATTAAAACGAGGGGGAAGGGCAATTATTTCTGATATTGTTTGTGATGAAGATCCCAGTCCAGAAATTTTAAACAATCCAGACTTATGGAGTGGATGTATTGCCGGAGCCTTTCGAGAAGATCTCTTTTTAAAAATGTTTGAAGCCGCCGGATTTTATGGCATAGAAATTCTCAAACGAGAAGATAAACCTTGGCAAGTAATTGATGGTATAGAGTTTCGTTCTCTGACAGTTCGAGCTTATAAAGGGAAAGAAGGAATTGGCTTAGAGCGGAAACAATCTATCATCTATAAAGGCCCTTGGAAACAAGTTCAAGATGATGATGGACATATCTTTTGTAGAGGGGAAAGAATGGCAGTGTGTGACAAAACTTACCAGATTTTAACCCACCCCAATAGTCCCTATCATCAAGACATAATTCCCCTTCCCCCCTATCAAGAAATCCCCTTAGAAGAAGCCGAACTTTATAACTGTAAAACTAAAGCCATTCGTCATCCCCAAGAAACCAAAGGAACAGACTATCATCTAACCACAAACACCCCAGACGACTCATGTTGTAGCCCCGGAACTTGTTGTTAA
- the arsS gene encoding arsenosugar biosynthesis radical SAM (seleno)protein ArsS (Some members of this family are selenoproteins.) encodes MITTNNPKSLNPFHQKIKHPLTKQKITILQINLGKKCNLACNHCHVEASPKRTEELTPEICQQLIDLINDFPQIETVDLTGGAPEMNYGFKPLVEAARKRGKEVIVRSNLTIFFEPNFTDLPDYFAQNQLRVIASLPCYLQDNVDKQRGAGVYNVSIQAIQKLNQLGYGKEENLILDLVYNPPVPRNENFSLTPKQAKLEEDYKTYLKDNFNLVFNHLFTITNLPIGRTKQYLHSKELYTPYLKFLETNYNEKTLDHVMCRNQLSIDYLGNVYDCDFNQMENLKATTAEGQKITVATLLEAGSLDIIRDIKTANYCYGCTAGTGSSCGGALV; translated from the coding sequence ATGATAACCACAAATAATCCAAAATCCCTAAACCCCTTTCACCAAAAAATAAAACACCCCTTAACCAAACAAAAAATTACCATTTTACAAATAAACCTAGGGAAAAAATGTAACCTAGCGTGTAACCATTGCCATGTAGAAGCCAGTCCCAAAAGAACAGAAGAACTCACCCCAGAAATTTGTCAGCAACTCATTGACTTAATTAATGATTTTCCTCAAATAGAAACCGTTGATTTAACGGGAGGCGCTCCCGAAATGAACTATGGATTTAAGCCCCTAGTAGAAGCCGCCAGAAAAAGAGGAAAAGAAGTCATAGTCCGTTCTAACTTAACCATCTTTTTTGAACCTAATTTTACCGATTTACCCGACTATTTTGCCCAAAATCAATTAAGAGTAATTGCCTCACTGCCGTGTTATTTACAAGACAATGTAGATAAACAAAGAGGGGCAGGAGTTTACAATGTTTCAATTCAAGCCATCCAAAAGTTAAATCAATTAGGCTATGGAAAAGAGGAAAATTTAATCTTAGATTTAGTTTATAATCCTCCCGTGCCTAGGAATGAAAACTTTTCTTTAACTCCCAAGCAAGCCAAACTAGAAGAGGATTACAAAACCTATTTAAAAGACAACTTTAATCTAGTTTTCAATCATCTTTTTACCATTACTAATCTTCCCATTGGCAGAACTAAACAGTATTTGCACTCAAAAGAGTTATATACTCCCTATCTCAAATTTTTAGAGACGAACTATAATGAAAAGACTCTAGATCATGTCATGTGTCGAAATCAATTATCGATTGATTATTTAGGAAATGTCTATGACTGCGATTTTAATCAGATGGAAAACCTCAAAGCGACAACAGCAGAGGGACAAAAAATTACCGTTGCTACACTATTAGAAGCTGGTAGTCTTGACATAATTAGAGACATCAAAACAGCCAATTATTGCTATGGATGTACGGCGGGA